In a single window of the Bradyrhizobium erythrophlei genome:
- the sufD gene encoding Fe-S cluster assembly protein SufD — translation MNVVLAKTETGRALSDIFAIAGDRLPGTGKVSDARRQAFEAYERAGLPHRRIEDWKYTDLRMLMREVLPSAAAPDAAALTKAKVALAEHALAGATRLVLVDGVYSAELSDVEGLDAGVQVRTVREVLENAGNESRADLLNISVSSNAMIALNAAMVTDGVLITVAERTAASKPIQIVHVATRTSAAAYTRSFLQLGHGARASLIENFVAADGAMAYQANDAVVIWLGDRAELEHVRLMVDAADAVNISTAVFTIGAHARLNTFNMTSGGGVSRYQGYLAVAGEGANVATNGVNLLNGRQHADTTLFLDHAVPNGSSREIFRAVVDDRGHSVFQGRIIVRPKAQKTDAKMMTRALLLSDEAEADNKPELEIFADDVTCGHGAATGALDESLLFYLRARGLSEKEAQALLIQAFVGEAIESIANDDLRELAISAAQRWLAARG, via the coding sequence CGGACGCGCGCTGAGCGACATCTTCGCCATCGCAGGGGACCGGCTGCCGGGTACGGGCAAGGTCTCCGATGCGCGCCGCCAGGCGTTCGAGGCTTACGAGCGTGCAGGCTTGCCGCATCGGCGGATCGAGGACTGGAAATATACCGACCTGCGCATGCTGATGCGCGAGGTGCTGCCGTCGGCGGCTGCGCCCGATGCCGCGGCGCTGACGAAGGCCAAGGTCGCGCTCGCCGAACATGCGCTGGCCGGCGCGACGCGGCTGGTATTGGTGGATGGCGTCTATTCGGCCGAACTGTCCGATGTCGAAGGGCTCGACGCGGGCGTTCAGGTCCGGACGGTGCGCGAAGTGCTGGAGAACGCCGGCAACGAGAGCCGCGCCGACCTGCTCAACATCAGTGTCAGCTCGAATGCGATGATTGCGCTCAATGCAGCGATGGTCACCGATGGCGTGCTGATCACAGTCGCCGAGCGGACCGCCGCCAGCAAGCCGATCCAGATCGTGCATGTCGCGACGCGCACGTCGGCGGCGGCCTACACCCGCTCGTTCCTGCAACTGGGTCATGGCGCCCGCGCCTCCCTGATTGAAAACTTTGTCGCCGCCGACGGCGCCATGGCCTATCAGGCCAACGACGCGGTCGTCATCTGGCTGGGCGACAGGGCCGAACTGGAGCACGTCCGGCTGATGGTCGACGCAGCCGACGCGGTCAACATTTCCACCGCCGTGTTCACGATCGGCGCGCATGCCCGTCTCAACACCTTCAACATGACCAGCGGCGGCGGCGTCAGCCGTTATCAGGGATACCTCGCCGTTGCTGGCGAGGGCGCCAACGTGGCGACCAACGGCGTCAATCTGCTCAATGGCCGCCAACACGCCGACACCACGCTGTTTCTGGATCATGCGGTGCCGAACGGCTCAAGCCGCGAAATCTTCCGCGCCGTGGTCGACGACCGCGGGCACTCGGTATTTCAGGGCCGCATCATCGTGCGCCCCAAGGCGCAGAAGACCGACGCCAAGATGATGACACGGGCGCTGTTGTTGTCCGATGAAGCCGAAGCCGACAACAAGCCGGAACTGGAAATTTTCGCCGACGACGTCACCTGCGGTCATGGCGCGGCCACTGGCGCGCTCGACGAAAGCCTGCTGTTTTATCTGCGGGCGCGCGGCCTTTCCGAAAAGGAAGCACAGGCGCTGCTGATCCAGGCGTTCGTCGGTGAAGCAATCGAATCGATCGCCAACGATGATTTGCGTGAACTCGCGATCTCGGCGGCGCAGCGCTGGCTGGCGGCACGGGGATGA
- a CDS encoding cysteine desulfurase: MTMHPAVSNGSYDVARVREDFPALALKVYGKSLVYLDNAASAQKPNAVLDRMTEAYKSEYANVHRGLHYLANAATEAYEGGRAKVAKFLNAARFEEIVFTRNATEAINLVAYSWGEPNIGDGDEIVLSIMEHHSNIVPWHFLRERHGAVIKWAPVDDEGNFLIDEFEKLLTPRTKLVAITQMSNALGTIVPVKEVVKLAHARGIPVLVDGSQAAVHLAIDVQDIDCDFYVFTGHKVYGPTGIGALYAKHEHLVAMRPYNGGGEMIREVAKDWVTYGDPPHKFEAGTPAIVEAIGFGAAIDYVNSIGKERIAAHEHGLLTYAQERLREINSLRLIGTAHDKGPVISFEMKGAHPHDVATVIDRQGIAVRAGTHCVMPLLERFNVTATCRASFGMYNTREEVDHLAQALIKARELFS, encoded by the coding sequence ATGACCATGCATCCGGCAGTCTCCAATGGTTCCTACGACGTGGCCCGGGTCCGGGAGGATTTTCCCGCGCTGGCGCTGAAGGTCTATGGCAAGTCGCTGGTCTATCTCGACAACGCCGCTTCCGCGCAAAAACCCAATGCGGTGCTCGATCGCATGACGGAGGCCTACAAGAGCGAATACGCCAACGTGCATCGCGGGCTGCATTACCTCGCCAACGCGGCGACGGAAGCTTATGAAGGCGGCCGCGCCAAGGTCGCGAAATTCCTCAACGCCGCACGCTTCGAAGAGATCGTCTTCACCCGCAACGCCACCGAGGCGATCAACCTCGTGGCCTATTCATGGGGCGAGCCCAACATCGGGGACGGTGACGAGATCGTGCTGTCGATCATGGAGCACCATTCCAACATCGTGCCCTGGCATTTCCTCCGGGAGCGTCATGGCGCCGTCATCAAGTGGGCACCGGTCGATGACGAAGGCAATTTCCTGATCGACGAATTCGAAAAGCTGCTGACGCCGCGCACCAAACTGGTGGCGATCACCCAGATGTCGAATGCGCTGGGCACCATCGTGCCGGTCAAGGAAGTCGTGAAGCTTGCCCATGCCCGCGGCATTCCGGTGCTGGTCGACGGCAGCCAGGCCGCGGTTCATCTGGCGATCGACGTGCAGGACATCGACTGCGATTTCTACGTCTTCACCGGCCACAAGGTGTACGGCCCGACCGGGATCGGCGCGCTCTACGCCAAGCATGAGCACCTCGTCGCCATGCGCCCCTACAACGGCGGCGGCGAGATGATCCGCGAGGTCGCAAAGGACTGGGTCACCTATGGCGATCCGCCGCACAAATTCGAGGCGGGGACGCCGGCGATCGTGGAGGCGATCGGCTTTGGCGCCGCGATCGACTACGTCAATTCGATCGGCAAGGAACGCATCGCCGCGCACGAGCACGGCCTTTTGACCTATGCCCAGGAGCGCCTGCGCGAGATCAATTCGCTGCGGCTGATCGGCACCGCGCACGACAAGGGGCCGGTGATCTCGTTCGAGATGAAGGGCGCCCACCCCCACGATGTCGCGACCGTGATCGACCGGCAGGGCATCGCGGTCCGGGCCGGCACCCATTGCGTGATGCCGCTTTTAGAGCGGTTCAACGTGACGGCGACGTGCCGCGCCTCATTCGGGATGTATAATACCCGTGAAGAAGTCGACCATCTGGCTCAGGCGCTGATCAAGGCGCGGGAATTGTTTTCATGA
- a CDS encoding SUF system Fe-S cluster assembly protein has protein sequence MTDTIEAKISNMETHSALPPEETERLGGEIVAALKTVFDPEIPADIYELGLIYKVDIKDDRTVDVMMTLTTPNCPAAGELPTMVENAVASVPGVGVVNVNLVWEPAWTPDRMTDEARLVLNMW, from the coding sequence ATGACCGACACCATCGAAGCCAAAATCAGCAATATGGAAACCCATTCGGCGCTGCCGCCGGAAGAGACCGAGCGGCTCGGCGGCGAAATCGTGGCCGCGCTGAAGACTGTGTTCGATCCGGAAATTCCGGCCGACATCTATGAGCTCGGCCTGATCTACAAGGTCGACATCAAGGACGACCGCACCGTCGACGTCATGATGACGCTGACGACGCCGAACTGTCCGGCGGCCGGAGAATTGCCGACGATGGTGGAGAACGCGGTGGCCAGCGTTCCCGGCGTCGGCGTGGTCAACGTCAATCTGGTCTGGGAGCCGGCATGGACACCGGACCGGATGACCGACGAGGCGCGCCTCGTCCTCAATATGTGGTGA
- a CDS encoding HesB/IscA family protein, protein MTDMTPASPTPASKPKPRPRPQVMKLTEAAAQRITELTKRADSEIVGLRVGIKNGGCAGQSYTVEYAHDVRPSDEVVEDKGVKILVDPKAVLFLLGTEMDYKADKMQSQFIFNNPNQTGACGCGESVQLTAAKVDG, encoded by the coding sequence ATGACAGACATGACACCCGCCTCACCAACGCCGGCATCCAAGCCGAAACCGCGGCCCCGTCCGCAGGTGATGAAGCTCACGGAAGCCGCGGCGCAGCGGATTACCGAACTGACCAAACGCGCCGATTCCGAGATCGTCGGCTTGCGGGTCGGCATCAAGAACGGCGGCTGCGCCGGGCAATCCTATACGGTGGAATATGCCCACGATGTTCGCCCCTCCGACGAGGTCGTCGAGGACAAGGGCGTCAAGATCCTGGTCGATCCCAAGGCCGTGCTGTTTCTGCTGGGTACCGAGATGGACTACAAGGCCGACAAGATGCAGTCGCAGTTCATCTTCAACAATCCGAACCAGACCGGCGCTTGCGGCTGCGGCGAGTCGGTGCAGCTCACCGCCGCGAAAGTGGATGGCTAG
- a CDS encoding TfoX/Sxy family protein: protein MDRDFLIDLFTDFGPVTIRRMFSGFGISADGTNFALALRGGLYFRADDQTIARFEAEGSQPFQYQTRTKTVTVGSYWQLPERLYDDPEELTGWARAALAAAQRAALRKRPKAERAKPAAKTKAAVKKKKIAKRKKSSS from the coding sequence ATGGACCGCGATTTCCTGATCGATTTGTTTACCGACTTCGGCCCCGTCACGATCCGCCGGATGTTTTCGGGCTTCGGCATTTCCGCCGACGGCACCAACTTCGCGTTGGCGCTGCGCGGCGGTCTTTACTTCCGCGCCGACGATCAGACCATTGCGCGCTTCGAGGCGGAAGGCTCACAACCGTTTCAGTATCAAACGCGGACCAAGACGGTCACGGTGGGCTCGTACTGGCAGCTGCCGGAACGGCTGTATGACGATCCGGAGGAACTGACCGGCTGGGCGAGGGCGGCCCTGGCGGCGGCGCAGCGCGCGGCCCTGCGCAAGCGTCCGAAGGCGGAGAGGGCGAAGCCTGCAGCTAAAACGAAGGCTGCGGTCAAAAAGAAAAAGATAGCGAAGCGGAAGAAGTCCTCATCCTGA
- a CDS encoding GGDEF domain-containing protein has protein sequence MVKVLDEHERTMAFAEVALGQIKSLRQTAVPRNYEIWYVYATGYNSQLNKIINETLARNGRLTEADLEQLYETYLSQIKTTDRIDKVGARVIGEIDDVMALITDALGMSASYDDSLSGATRKLSVAKNREQVKAIVQMLVKSTSEMRETNKALEDRLSLSKTEISNLQHSLEAIRAESLTDPLTGLGNRKYFDRSIDMAVQNALASGEPLSLLMFDIDHFKSFNDSYGHLTGDQVLRLVGMSLKQTIKGQDITARYGGEEFAVVLPNTALRQALTVADHIRRAVMAKELKKKSTGEILGRVTISVGVSMLKPGDDTDSLIERADACLYAAKRNGRNRVICEVDPEYAAETQSQVA, from the coding sequence GTGGTCAAAGTGCTGGACGAACATGAGCGCACGATGGCCTTCGCCGAAGTCGCGCTTGGCCAGATCAAATCGCTCCGGCAAACCGCTGTCCCCCGCAATTATGAAATCTGGTACGTCTACGCCACCGGATACAATTCGCAGCTAAACAAGATCATCAATGAGACGCTGGCACGCAACGGCAGGCTGACCGAGGCCGACCTCGAACAGCTCTACGAGACCTATCTTTCCCAGATCAAGACCACCGATCGCATCGACAAGGTCGGGGCGCGCGTGATCGGCGAAATCGACGACGTGATGGCCCTCATCACCGATGCGCTGGGAATGTCGGCGAGCTACGACGACAGCCTGTCCGGTGCTACCCGCAAGCTCTCGGTCGCCAAGAATCGCGAACAGGTCAAAGCGATCGTCCAAATGCTGGTGAAATCCACCAGCGAGATGCGTGAAACCAACAAGGCGCTTGAAGACCGGCTGTCGCTGTCGAAGACCGAGATCAGCAATCTCCAGCACAGCCTCGAGGCGATCCGGGCCGAGAGCCTGACCGATCCCCTCACCGGCCTCGGCAACCGCAAGTATTTCGACCGCTCGATCGATATGGCGGTCCAGAATGCGCTGGCGAGCGGCGAGCCGCTCTCACTGCTGATGTTCGACATCGACCACTTCAAATCCTTCAACGACTCCTACGGCCATCTCACCGGCGATCAGGTGCTGCGGCTGGTCGGCATGTCGCTGAAGCAGACCATCAAGGGCCAGGACATCACCGCGCGCTACGGCGGCGAGGAATTCGCGGTCGTGCTGCCCAACACCGCGCTGCGCCAGGCGCTGACGGTCGCCGATCATATCCGCCGCGCCGTGATGGCGAAGGAATTGAAGAAAAAGTCCACCGGCGAAATTCTCGGCCGCGTCACCATCTCGGTCGGCGTTTCCATGCTGAAGCCGGGCGACGATACGGATTCGCTGATCGAACGCGCCGACGCCTGCCTCTACGCCGCCAAGCGCAACGGCCGCAACCGGGTCATCTGCGAGGTCGACCCGGAATACGCCGCCGAGACCCAGAGCCAGGTGGCGTGA
- a CDS encoding DEAD/DEAH box helicase, whose translation MSFSHLGLSDKVLAAVAATGYTTPTPIQEQAIPHVLARRDVLGIAQTGTGKTAAFVLPMLTMLEKGRARARMPRTLILEPTRELAAQVKEQFDKYGAGQKLNVALLIGGVSFGDQDTKLTRGVDVLIATPGRLLDHTERGGLLLTGVELLVIDEADRMLDMGFIPDIERICKMIPFTRQTLFFTATMPPEIRRITETFLHNPEKIEVSRPATTAAGVAQFQVSVGREPHEKRETLRRLLRDAKDLQNAIIFCNRKREVALLYKSLQKHGFSVGALHGDMDQSARTAALDQFRKGEIPLLVASDVAARGLDIPTTSHVFNFDVPHHADDYVHRIGRTGRAGRAGTAISIVTPLDQKSIVAIEKLIGQTIPRIDDGVESQSADSPAAPSSGETQHPHEPRSREGAREGSREGSRGGRKPRREREPRRSGGGRNSTPQPQAPAAAFTPPVAPPVSRTPSIGRAPAPQPPQESSSEPADHSHLPAFLLRPVRARI comes from the coding sequence ATGTCTTTTTCCCATCTCGGCTTGTCCGACAAGGTGCTCGCCGCCGTCGCGGCCACCGGTTACACCACCCCCACCCCCATTCAGGAACAGGCGATTCCCCATGTTCTGGCCCGCCGGGATGTTCTCGGCATCGCCCAGACCGGCACCGGCAAGACCGCGGCCTTCGTCCTTCCTATGCTCACCATGCTGGAAAAGGGCCGCGCCCGGGCCCGAATGCCCCGCACCCTGATCCTGGAGCCGACCCGCGAACTGGCAGCCCAGGTCAAGGAACAGTTCGATAAATACGGCGCCGGACAGAAGCTCAATGTCGCGCTCCTGATCGGCGGCGTTTCATTCGGCGACCAGGACACCAAATTGACGCGCGGCGTCGACGTCCTGATCGCAACTCCCGGCCGGCTGCTGGACCATACCGAACGCGGCGGGCTGTTGCTCACCGGGGTCGAATTGCTGGTGATCGACGAAGCCGACCGCATGCTGGACATGGGCTTCATTCCCGACATCGAGCGCATCTGCAAGATGATCCCGTTTACACGGCAGACGCTGTTCTTCACCGCGACGATGCCCCCGGAAATCCGCCGCATCACCGAAACCTTCCTGCACAATCCCGAGAAGATCGAAGTTTCCAGGCCGGCGACAACGGCCGCCGGCGTAGCACAGTTTCAGGTGAGCGTTGGCCGCGAGCCGCATGAGAAGCGCGAGACGCTGCGTCGCCTGCTGCGCGACGCCAAGGACCTCCAGAACGCCATCATCTTCTGCAATCGCAAGCGCGAGGTGGCGCTGCTGTACAAATCGCTGCAGAAGCACGGCTTCAGCGTCGGCGCCCTGCACGGCGACATGGATCAGTCGGCGCGCACCGCCGCACTCGATCAATTCCGCAAGGGCGAAATTCCGCTGCTGGTCGCATCCGACGTCGCCGCCCGCGGCCTCGACATTCCCACCACCAGCCACGTCTTCAATTTCGACGTGCCGCATCATGCCGACGACTACGTCCATCGCATCGGCCGCACCGGCCGCGCCGGCCGCGCCGGCACCGCGATCTCGATCGTCACCCCGCTCGATCAAAAATCCATCGTCGCAATCGAAAAACTGATCGGGCAAACCATTCCGCGCATCGACGACGGCGTCGAGAGCCAGTCGGCCGACAGCCCGGCAGCGCCGTCCAGCGGCGAAACACAGCATCCACACGAGCCGCGTTCGCGCGAAGGTGCAAGAGAAGGATCACGTGAAGGTTCACGCGGCGGCCGCAAGCCGCGCAGGGAACGCGAACCCCGGCGCTCCGGCGGCGGCCGCAATTCCACACCGCAGCCACAGGCCCCCGCGGCGGCGTTCACCCCGCCGGTCGCTCCGCCGGTCTCGCGCACGCCATCGATCGGCCGGGCGCCAGCACCGCAACCCCCGCAGGAGTCATCGTCAGAACCCGCCGATCACTCGCATCTTCCGGCATTCCTGTTGCGACCGGTGCGCGCCCGCATCTGA
- a CDS encoding outer membrane protein produces the protein MVAPVINWTGFYIGGNVGGEWGRFRDPVSTAGTTAFGIVAPAETIPLSSNNSSFTGGGQIGYRWQTPSRWVLGVEGDFNWVDLHNTQTLTAAALSPANVTFVPGDTFSVKTNWQASIRGSVGYTWDRLLGYVTGGVAFADVRANSNFIPTVAARIAFPGTIGSDTKTLIGGTVGAGFAYSVSRNWDIGAEYRYTRYEGADFGLGQVAAIAAGPGGPFAFVPATTHVDLQTHQVLLKANYRFDWAGPAVARY, from the coding sequence GTGGTCGCGCCCGTCATCAATTGGACGGGATTTTATATCGGCGGAAACGTTGGCGGAGAATGGGGCCGCTTCCGCGATCCGGTTTCTACCGCGGGAACAACTGCTTTCGGCATCGTGGCTCCGGCCGAGACGATTCCGCTCAGTTCGAACAACAGCTCGTTCACGGGTGGTGGCCAGATCGGTTACCGGTGGCAGACCCCGAGCCGGTGGGTCCTTGGCGTCGAAGGTGATTTCAACTGGGTCGATCTGCACAACACCCAAACCCTGACGGCTGCCGCATTGTCTCCGGCAAACGTGACGTTCGTGCCCGGCGACACGTTTTCGGTGAAGACCAATTGGCAGGCTTCGATTCGCGGCAGCGTCGGCTACACGTGGGATCGGTTGCTGGGCTATGTCACGGGCGGCGTGGCTTTCGCCGATGTTCGAGCCAACTCAAACTTCATTCCGACGGTGGCGGCACGAATTGCATTCCCCGGAACGATCGGCTCGGACACCAAGACTCTGATCGGCGGGACAGTGGGTGCCGGATTCGCTTACTCGGTGAGCAGGAACTGGGATATCGGTGCTGAGTACCGATACACCAGGTACGAAGGTGCGGATTTTGGGCTGGGCCAGGTGGCAGCCATTGCGGCAGGGCCAGGTGGCCCGTTTGCATTCGTTCCGGCGACCACTCACGTCGATCTCCAGACCCATCAGGTTCTGCTCAAAGCCAACTATCGTTTCGACTGGGCAGGACCAGCGGTCGCCAGGTACTGA
- a CDS encoding SDR family NAD(P)-dependent oxidoreductase codes for MTTGPFDLTGKVAIVTGGNGGIGLGMARGLAEAGADIAVVGRNEAKSNAAAAELKQCGIRAISVIADVTGKTAVADMVGRTVRELGRIDILVNNAGINIRKPPHALDLDEWDSVIRTNLTSAFLCSQAVHPAMKAAGGGKIINIGSMMSIFGASFAPAYAASKGGIVQFTRSCAVAWAADNIQANAVLPGWIDTDLTRRARREIDGLHDKVLGRTPAARWGAIADFAGIAVFLASSASDFVTGTAIPVDGGFSVMG; via the coding sequence ATGACAACAGGACCATTCGATCTCACTGGCAAGGTCGCCATCGTCACCGGCGGCAATGGCGGTATCGGCCTTGGCATGGCGCGCGGGCTGGCGGAAGCCGGCGCCGACATTGCGGTGGTCGGACGCAATGAAGCGAAGTCGAACGCTGCGGCCGCTGAACTCAAACAATGCGGCATCAGGGCAATCTCCGTCATCGCCGATGTCACCGGTAAGACCGCGGTGGCCGACATGGTTGGGCGGACGGTGCGCGAGCTCGGTCGGATCGACATTCTCGTCAACAACGCCGGCATCAATATCCGCAAGCCCCCGCACGCGCTGGATCTCGATGAATGGGACAGCGTGATCAGGACCAACCTCACCAGCGCATTCCTGTGCTCGCAGGCAGTTCACCCGGCCATGAAGGCCGCGGGCGGCGGCAAGATCATCAATATCGGCTCGATGATGTCGATCTTCGGCGCCAGCTTTGCGCCGGCCTATGCCGCGAGCAAGGGCGGCATCGTGCAGTTCACGCGCTCCTGCGCGGTCGCCTGGGCCGCCGACAACATCCAGGCCAACGCGGTGCTGCCGGGCTGGATCGACACCGACCTGACCAGGCGCGCCCGCCGGGAGATCGACGGGCTGCACGACAAGGTTCTGGGGCGCACGCCGGCGGCGCGGTGGGGCGCCATCGCCGACTTCGCGGGCATCGCGGTGTTTCTCGCATCAAGCGCGTCGGACTTCGTCACCGGGACCGCGATTCCCGTCGATGGCGGATTTTCGGTGATGGGATAG
- a CDS encoding outer membrane protein, with translation MKKLVLALTALAAFTGSAVAADLPARTYTKAPEPLPVAPSWTGFYIFGGGGGGIWDANDNAKVTGTGLPLSINSRTGGDGWFGTVGLGYDWQFNGPWVFGLLADGQFGSLKGDIQDPTFPLTGSIKMQDAWAAGARIGYLVAPNVLSYVNGGWTGSHWSGTTLLNTFSGFPVGGHTNSFNLNNGVFVGGGVENNLNIFGITAPGWFMKTEYRAAYYGNKNISELVNVTNAPAGNDIAFKPFVQTISTSLVYRFNWTGPAVAKY, from the coding sequence ATGAAGAAATTAGTGCTCGCTCTGACTGCACTGGCGGCATTCACCGGATCGGCCGTTGCGGCCGACCTTCCCGCCCGCACTTACACGAAGGCCCCGGAGCCGTTGCCGGTGGCTCCGAGCTGGACCGGCTTCTACATCTTCGGCGGCGGCGGCGGCGGCATCTGGGATGCGAACGACAACGCGAAGGTGACGGGGACGGGCCTTCCCCTCAGCATCAATTCGAGAACGGGCGGCGACGGCTGGTTTGGAACAGTCGGTCTTGGATATGATTGGCAATTCAATGGTCCCTGGGTCTTCGGTTTGCTCGCGGACGGCCAGTTCGGCAGCCTGAAGGGCGACATTCAGGATCCGACCTTCCCCTTGACCGGATCCATAAAGATGCAGGACGCTTGGGCCGCTGGCGCGCGAATCGGCTATCTGGTGGCCCCGAATGTCCTGTCCTACGTGAACGGCGGTTGGACCGGTTCGCACTGGTCGGGTACGACGCTGTTGAACACGTTCAGTGGCTTTCCGGTGGGCGGCCACACCAATTCGTTTAACCTCAATAATGGCGTCTTTGTCGGCGGCGGCGTCGAGAACAACCTGAACATCTTCGGCATCACGGCACCGGGCTGGTTCATGAAGACCGAATATCGCGCTGCCTATTACGGCAACAAGAACATCAGCGAGCTGGTCAACGTCACCAACGCCCCCGCCGGTAACGACATCGCTTTCAAGCCGTTCGTGCAGACCATCAGCACCTCGCTGGTCTACCGCTTCAACTGGACCGGACCGGCAGTCGCGAAGTACTGA
- the parE gene encoding DNA topoisomerase IV subunit B gives MHKPLKIPPKGKSSNDLFGAAEPKGRAPLKVASRAESAEAGYTARDIEVLEGLEPVRRRPGMYIGGTDEKALHHLFAEVIDNCMDEALAGHATFIEVELNADGFLTVTDNGRGIPVDPHPKFPKKSALEVIMCTLHSGGKFDSKVYETSGGLHGVGVSVVNALSSRLEVEVARSQKLYRMAFERGHPKGKLEELGKINNRRGTKIRFKPDTDIFGAKAAFKPQRLFKMARSKAYLFGGVEIRWRCDPELLKGLEDVQPEATFHFPGGLKDFLGAAIHNDTLVHPDIFSGKSGRVGARGACEWAVAWTADADGFLSSYCNTVPTQDGGTHESGMRSALLRGLKDHAERVGQGKRAATIVSEDVMVGAAVMLSVFVREPEFQGQTKDRLATAEAQRIVEQAIKDPFDHWLSGNPVQANKLLDFVIERADERLRRRAEKEISRKTAVKKLRLPGKLADCTNTAAEGSELFIVEGDSAGGSAKQARDRQTQAILPLRGKILNVASATKDKLTANAQLSDLMQAIGCGTGAHYRAEDLRYSRIIIMTDADVDGAHIASLLITFFYRQTPRLIDEGHLYLAVPPLYRLTHGSKTVYARDEAHRDALLKSEFNANAKVDVGRFKGLGEMMPAQLKETTMDPAKRTMLRVVLLADDREGTADSVERLMGTKAEARFAFISDKAEFASDDQLDV, from the coding sequence ATGCATAAACCATTGAAAATACCCCCTAAAGGCAAATCGTCAAATGACCTGTTCGGCGCCGCGGAGCCGAAGGGCCGAGCGCCGCTGAAGGTCGCCTCGCGCGCTGAAAGCGCCGAAGCCGGCTATACCGCCCGGGATATCGAGGTGCTCGAAGGCCTCGAGCCGGTGCGGCGCCGGCCCGGCATGTATATCGGCGGTACCGACGAGAAGGCGCTGCATCATCTGTTCGCCGAAGTCATCGACAATTGCATGGACGAAGCGCTGGCCGGTCACGCCACCTTCATCGAAGTGGAATTGAACGCCGACGGATTTCTGACCGTCACCGACAATGGCCGCGGCATTCCGGTCGATCCGCATCCGAAGTTTCCGAAAAAATCCGCGCTCGAAGTCATCATGTGCACGCTGCATTCCGGCGGCAAATTCGACTCCAAGGTGTACGAGACTTCCGGCGGCCTGCACGGCGTCGGCGTCTCCGTGGTGAACGCCCTCTCCTCGCGCCTCGAGGTCGAAGTCGCGCGCAGCCAAAAGCTCTATCGCATGGCGTTCGAGCGCGGGCATCCCAAGGGCAAGCTGGAAGAGCTCGGCAAGATCAACAATCGCCGCGGCACCAAAATCCGCTTCAAGCCGGACACCGACATCTTCGGCGCCAAGGCTGCGTTCAAGCCGCAGCGCCTGTTCAAGATGGCCCGCTCCAAGGCCTATTTGTTCGGCGGCGTCGAAATCCGCTGGCGCTGCGACCCGGAACTGCTCAAGGGTCTCGAAGACGTCCAGCCCGAGGCGACGTTCCATTTCCCCGGCGGTCTCAAGGACTTTCTCGGCGCGGCCATCCACAACGACACCCTGGTGCATCCGGATATCTTCTCGGGCAAATCCGGCCGCGTCGGCGCCCGCGGCGCCTGCGAATGGGCCGTCGCCTGGACCGCCGACGCCGACGGTTTTCTGTCTTCCTATTGCAATACGGTGCCGACCCAGGACGGCGGCACCCACGAATCCGGCATGCGCAGCGCGCTTTTGCGGGGCCTGAAGGATCACGCCGAGCGGGTCGGCCAGGGCAAGCGCGCCGCCACCATCGTCTCGGAAGACGTCATGGTCGGCGCTGCCGTGATGCTCAGCGTATTCGTGCGCGAGCCGGAATTCCAGGGCCAGACCAAGGATCGCCTCGCCACCGCCGAGGCCCAGCGCATCGTCGAGCAGGCCATCAAGGACCCGTTCGACCACTGGCTGTCAGGCAATCCGGTGCAGGCCAACAAGCTGCTGGATTTCGTGATCGAGCGCGCCGACGAGCGGCTGCGCCGTCGGGCCGAAAAGGAAATCTCGCGCAAGACCGCGGTGAAGAAGCTGCGTCTGCCCGGCAAGCTCGCCGACTGCACCAACACGGCTGCCGAAGGCTCCGAGCTGTTCATCGTCGAGGGCGATAGCGCCGGCGGCAGCGCCAAGCAGGCGCGCGACCGCCAGACGCAGGCCATTCTCCCCTTGCGCGGCAAGATCCTCAACGTGGCCTCCGCGACCAAGGACAAGCTGACCGCGAACGCGCAGCTCTCCGATCTGATGCAGGCGATCGGCTGCGGCACCGGCGCGCATTATCGCGCAGAGGATTTGCGCTACTCGCGCATCATCATCATGACCGACGCCGACGTCGACGGCGCGCATATCGCTTCCCTGCTGATCACGTTCTTCTACCGGCAGACGCCGCGGCTGATCGACGAAGGCCACCTTTATCTGGCGGTCCCCCCGCTCTACCGGCTCACTCATGGCAGCAAGACGGTCTACGCCCGCGACGAGGCCCACAGGGACGCGCTGTTGAAGAGCGAATTCAACGCCAACGCCAAGGTCGATGTCGGCCGTTTCAAGGGGCTTGGCGAAATGATGCCGGCGCAGCTGAAGGAGACCACCATGGACCCGGCCAAGCGCACCATGCTGCGGGTGGTGCTGCTGGCCGACGACCGCGAGGGCACCGCCGATTCCGTCGAACGCCTGATGGGCACCAAGGCGGAAGCGCGCTTTGCCTTCATCTCCGACAAGGCCGAGTTCGCCAGCGATGATCAGCTGGACGTTTAG